The following nucleotide sequence is from Megalops cyprinoides isolate fMegCyp1 chromosome 6, fMegCyp1.pri, whole genome shotgun sequence.
CCGAAGTAAAAACCACTCCCTCCACAAACTCCAAACAGACTGTGGAACCTCCGTCTCCAGGGGGCACTGTTGGATATGCTTCTGACAAAAGCAGCGCCCGTTTCCGCTGCTGGCAACAGAAGAAGGAAACAAATTCCCACAAAAGCTTTGGTTCTACTGTGCAGATCTGGCTCCTCCCATGGTGGGATCATTCCCACGACAGTGTCCAAGAAGTTTGTGCGGGCTCTTGCTCAGTGAGTCTCATCATTTgttatttacttagcagatggCTTTTCCACAGTGAATATCAGCAATGCGGCTTAGGCACAAATTTGCTGATTTGAACCTCCAAGCCTCTGGTCTTAAGTCTAGTAAGTTCCCTCTCCACCATATCATGCAACCACCCTCTTGGGTATGAGCAAAGAGGAGGTGGGCATTGCCCTGGGGGTACTCACAGAGAGGAGGTGGGCATTGCCCTGGGGGTACTCACAGAGAGGAGGTCAGCATTGCCCTGGGGGTACTCACAGAGAGGAGGTCAGCATTGCCCTGGGGGTACTCACAGAGAGGAGGTGGGCATTGCCCTGGGGGTACTCACAGAGAGGAGGTGGGCATTGCCCTGGGGGTACTCACAGAGAGGAAGATCTGGACGGCGCTGTGCAGGACCTCTATGTACTGATGCTCCAGCAGGCAGCCTGAGACAGAGATGTAGGCATGGCTCTCCAGGCTCTGCTCGTCTGTGACATGCACCTCCTTTCTCACACAGCCCGGCCCATGCTCGCTCCACCACGAGGGGTGCCCCGGGAGGTTAAAGGTCAGGAGGTCACTGTCCTAcaaggaaagggagagggccCCCCATTAGTACTGAAGACCAGGgatctcttcctctctatctctctctcacacacacacacacacacacacagtctctttcatacacacacaaacacacacataggatCAAACATTGAGAGATGAAGTAAAGCTATGGAACTTTCTACAGGCCAGATAGACCTCCACAGATAGCAGAGGGGTGTAGAAAGTACTCTGATGTgtcctttacacacacacacacacacacagtgtatatgTCTTtgttcaaaacaattttttatgCATATGATACCATCTTCCTTCCATCGAATAACAGCAGTAGCCTTAGTTTCAGCTGCATCTCTGGTCTAGCTACACTTCAACTATAGACTTAACTAATGATCGACTAGCATGTCTGGCAACAGGCAGTCTTTGCATTTGCACAACATAGTATTTGTGTTGTGTAAGTGCTTTATTTATCtatattagtttttttcccatttactgtaaatagCCTGCAACTATTTTCAATCAGAACATATTTTGTTGTTCTGAgattaattttcattcatttattgtacAGTAACAATCTTAATCCATGCAACATTTGTGTGATTTAAGCTGAATTATTGCAGTACTAACAACTGgtaataattttgtgttttggaaGAGTATTTGCCTTTTGCAAAATGTACTTAATGTACTTAAAGTACAaatctgactgaaaaaaaacatagggTTTTTTACATTAGAGGCTTTTGCTGCTGAAGAGAATTGACTGGATTGTCGTACTGAGTTTTTGAAGAAGCAGTAAGATGAGGTGTGGAATTTCCTCAGGGATGACCACTGTGACATAATTTGTGGTTGAACAACATTCTAAATAAAGCCCTTACTTTAGAGAGCCCACCCAGGTCCAGGTAGAAGCAGATTATGAAGATGTTCCACATCACCCAGACCATGGTCCACACAGTATACTGTGAGATACAGCGACACAACAGCCAATTAGTATGGACTAAAGCAATCACTGAGAGTGACTTGAGTTTGATAGTAAGGCTTCTTTGAGTTATTTTTTAGATAAAGAAATGTTAAAGTAGCAATCTGCATGTACCAATGGTAGCATGtttaagtgtgagtgtgtgtgtgtgtgtgtctgtgtgtgtgtgtgtgtgtgtgtgtgtgtgtgtgtgtgtgtgtgtgtgtgtgtctgtgtgtgtgtgtgtgtgtgtgtgtgtgtgtgtatgtgtgtgtgtgtgtgtctgtgtgtgtctgtgtgtgcgtgcggatGGCTCTTGAAGGCACTCACCAGTACAATATAGCGAGGCCGGTACTGTATGGTACCAAAGAGGCCCAGGATGACTGTGATGATGTGGAGGAAGTTGGCCAGGATGGGGCCCCACTGGTACCCCAGGAAATCAAACACCTGTCTCTCCAGAGAAgccagctgacagagagagatggatggagagggagaaagaggtactcagaaaagaaaaagaaaacacacacagtgatgtggacacacacacattctatgTCTTTCTCACAGacaagcacgcgcacacacacacacacacacacacacacacacacacacacacacacacacagtgagcagtcCAAAAGAGAGTGTAAAAAAGTGAGTGCTGAGCTGGAAGGTCACTGCATGAAATGGTCACTGGAAAGAACATGATAATCCACTAAAAGGCTGCGCACTAATTTCTGTTAACTGATAACTGATTGATAGTGATGCAGTTCAAAATTGCTTGAGCGGTTTATTAGAGCTACGAATGACAGGGGAAACACACAGCgaatatatttaagaaaatgcatgtgtgcatgtgtgtgccaacagagagagaggcggagggaagagaggcagggagagaatggagttttttaaacttttttccccttcatgcaaCCATGTTTTGGCATCGacagttgtacattaggcttgtctcactgcaacaacctctgtCAGGAGCACTGAAGAGAGACACGTGCAATCCTCGGGCACCTATCCCtcacagccaacagctattttttgcacCGCAGGTCCACCACATATAGCGCTCTACAGTGGGTCTGGCGCTCATTGGAGGTGCTTGTCCACCaaacatcatccaagcaacccGCAGGCACCTGACGAATTGCAGGATGCGATGAGATGACGTTACCCCAGCCAACCTACCCTCCAAATCGTAAACCGGTCTGCTGCTGGTCCTGGTCACTGCTGGTAAACTAAACGGCTGGTTTTGACCCCTGGCTCTAGGACTCAGCCTCTGTTCAGACCGAACTCCTTGATGACCGAGCTGCTTAAAACCCTGACAGAATGGGGTTTTAACTCTAAGTTACACTTCTGATAATAACATGAGAACAGCTGTGAAGGTTGCATCCTCTCTCATCCCCATCAGTGGtgcttgtgttttgtgattTGTAAGTGCGGACGGGAGTGAGCCGAAAGCCTTTCTCACCAGTGCAACCCCCTCTATGACAGACTCACACTGCGGATGAAGCAGAGATATATCACTTCACTGCCACTGCCCTGCAAGCCTGGTGACAGAGACATGATGACAGCAGCCACAAAATACTGGGATGTACTTATCtagaatccccccccccctcctttttttttgttctgcaacTGAATCTTACGTCAACATCTATGATCCTAATTCCATCCTATTTCATTATCACGTTAACCGCACCGCGGCTGCAATGCATGAATTAATAACAGCAGTTTTGTtaattgcaaatgcaaaaaggTCTGCATAAATAAAGGCGAGTGGGGTTTACAGAGACAGCTGAGTTTCCTCGCCTGTGCATCCTCCTGTGACGGATCACACTTTCATAATGCGATTAAAGAACCATCCATGCTTCTCTCTTTAACATGacagaagagcagcagcagtctgAGTGCcagcgcacagacacacacagctgcagcagctaaGAGATGGGAGCATGCACCTGCCCTAAGCACCAGAGGCTAAGCACCAGAGGCACCAGTGGGGTTGAGTCCTGGGACGATGCAGTAGTGCCCTTGAGGTTGGCATGAGATCTCTGGT
It contains:
- the LOC118779826 gene encoding sodium/potassium-transporting ATPase subunit beta-1-interacting protein 3-like; the protein is MGCCSGRCVLIFLCTLQLLASLERQVFDFLGYQWGPILANFLHIITVILGLFGTIQYRPRYIVLYTVWTMVWVMWNIFIICFYLDLGGLSKDSDLLTFNLPGHPSWWSEHGPGCVRKEVHVTDEQSLESHAYISVSGCLLEHQYIEVLHSAVQIFLSLLGFLLACYVVCILTEREDSGLRK